In Nitrososphaerota archaeon, the sequence TTTTTAATCCATATTCATTATCTAAATATTCAAAGCAAATCCTTGAAAGAATTTGTTTCTCAATTTTCTCTATCCTTTCTTTTAAAAATTTTAAAGCTTTGATTTGTTCATTATTAATTTTATTATAAGCTTTTTTAATATCGTCTTTTGAAACTATTAATTTTTCTTTATTCAATTTAACATTGTCTATTTTCTTCATATATTTTATTAAAGCAGAATCTCCCTTTTCCTTAACTTCAGAAATGATCCTATTAACATATTTAACTATTTTCTTATTTACGAACTTCTTTCTTCTTTTTGAAAAAATTTTTAATGCTTCTTCAAAATTTATTATTTTAACATTTCTTTTATTCATATTATTCTTCACTCTTTCTTTTCATATATTTCATCTAATGAAAGAACTTGTTTTGGTTCATGTATAACAAGTCCTTGAGCTATTTTCCTTATTTTTGGGAGAATTTCAATAAATAATGATTTATCTATAACAGTATTAACAGCATACCATCCTTTAATAGAAAGTTTCGATATTGTTGGACTTTTAAGTGCAGGCAAGTTTTTTAATAAAATAGGTAAATTTTCTTCTTTAACATTCACAAATATATGTAATTTCTGTTTTCCTTCAACTACACCTTTAAGAAGTGTTAATACATCATAAATTTTCTCTCTTTTTTCATTATTTTTAAGAGAATTTTTACTAGCTATTAATACTGCTTGAGATTCCATTATTTTTTCAATAATCTTTAAATTATTTTTTTCAATCGTAATTCCTGTTTCAACAGCATCAATTATTGCATCAGCATCTTCAGGAGGCTTAGCTTCAGTTGCTCCAAAAGATAATAAAATAGTCACATTTTTATTATTTCCTTTCTTCCACCAAGGAGTTATTATTGTAGGTTTTTCTTTTCCAAAAATTTTTTTATAAGTTTTATTTTCTGAAATGAATTTTGAAGCTATATTAAGATATTCTGTTGAAATTCTAATATTTTTTCCTTCATTATAAAAATTCATTATTAAATCTGATAGAGAATTTATTTTATTCCAAAATTTAGGAACAATTAATGCAATATCAACTTTTCCATATCCTAATTTTAATAAAATTTCAACATTTGCTTCAGTTTCAAGAATCCAATCTTCACCAGTTATGCCAATATCTATAATTCCTTCAGAAACAAGTATTGGTATTTCTTGCGGTCTAAGTATTTTTACTGAAATATTCGGATCATTAATAGTAGGTTTATAAGTTCTTTCACTTCCAGATATTTCATATCCTGCTCTTTCAAGAATTTTATAAGTTCCAGCTTCAAGAGAGCCTTTAGGTATTGCAAACCTTACTTTAGTCAAGATAAACACCTATATTTTCTAATATTATAATTTTGATTTTTATCCCTCCATAATTTTGTGGGCAAATTGTGGGTTTAAACCTATATAAAGCCCCTTATATATTTTTAATGAGAAAAATGAGAATATACAAATTAGTTCAATTAGATTCAAGAGGAAGAGTAATAATACCTTTAAACATACGTGAAGCAATTGGTTTAAGAGAAGGGATGAGCTTAATGGCTATAGCTGATATTGAGCAAAGACAAGTAAGATTAATTCCAATAGCAGATCCAGAAGCTAAATTAGCTGAATTTCAAATAGAAATATCAGATGCTCCTGGTTCTCTTGCAAAAATTGCATCTATATTGGCAGAATGTGGAGTTGATTTAATCTCTTCAGAATCTAGAACATTAAGAAGAGGAGAATTAGCTGAATGGCATGCTATAGCAGATATATCAAAATGTAAAATTAATATAGAAAAAATTAAAGAAAGGATAATAAAAGAAAAAATTGTAAAAAATGTGAAAATACAGAAGTTTTCTTAATAAATTGATTTAGCAAAATATCCTAACTTATTTAAAATACGTGAAAAATGATTACTATAGCCGTAAATTGTATATATTTTCTTAGGTTTAACATTCTCTATATAGTATATTAATCCTTCATAATCTGAATGGCTACTTAATGGAAAAGCAGCATTATATTTTTTAAATTTATATTTTAAAGCCCATCCTGTTGCTTTTGCCCAAAAAATTTTTCTATTAATATTGGGATTGAGTATTTTCTCACTTACAAGAACTGCTTCTCCATCGTTTAATATTTCTTTTCCTTCTTTAGAAGAAATATTTATACAATCAATTTTTTTAAGAAAATTTCCATATATTTTTGAAGCTTCAAAAACATGTTTACTAACTATTACAGGCACATTCATACATTCATTTATTAAAGAAATTATTTCTTGAGATTTTCCAACAGGATAAACATTAAAAGCAGGTATTGCTCCATTATTAATAATTTCTTTAATCCAATTGATTATTTCAGCATATATAAGCTGTCTATTTGGAAAAATATATTTTTCATTTCCATAAGTAGAATCTATTATCAATTTATCTGCTTCAATTATTTCAGCACTTCTACTTATAATTGTATCATAAACATTTATATCTCCTGTATATAAGATTGTTTCTTCAGGTGTTTCTAAAAGGAATTGAGCAGAACCTAAAATATGTCCTGCATCAAATATTTTAATTCTTACTTTATCGTTTATTTTTATTTTTTCTCCAAATTTTATTTTATTATAATTCCATATCCATCCAACATAAGTTTCAGCTAATCTACGTGTTTCTTCTGTCATGTAACATTTATTTTTCTTAATTGCTTGAATATGATCACTATGAGCATGACTTACAAAAATATAATCATATTTATAATTATTTGTCTTCTTTAAATCAAAAGCTATTTTATATTCATTATTTTTAATGATTAAACCATGATTATAAAAGATATTCAAGCAATTCACTCATCTTTTTAACTTATCTTTTTTTAACCTAATTAAAAAATTTTATTATTTAAAATTAATATTTTTAAATTATGAAAAATAAAGAGACGAAAGAAATAGAAGAAAAAATAATGAAAAATTTAATTATAGATGCTAGAAATAAATTAAAATTTGATTTAAGAGATAAATTGCAAAAATGGCTAATCAATAATTATGAAATAACAAATCCTTTACAATTATCTAAGAATGAAATATTAGATTTAGTAGATGAAATAATAAATAGATTAAATATTCAAATTTCTCAAGGATCTTAAAGTAAAATAATACTTTAAAATAGAATAAGAAATTATGCTAACAAAATAAAAATTTCTTATAATTTACTCAAATAGACAAGAAATAATATACCAGAAAATGACATCAATTATGAGAAAGAAAATATCAAATTTTGAAGGAAGATAAACTCCCGTCATAGTATGGCCTCCAAAATGATAAAAAGGAAATGGAAAACCAAAAGAAGGAGGACCATCTAGAGGGGAAAAAAGATATGCTATATATTCTATACCAAAAAATAATCCTAACCAAATGAAAATCTTCTTCTTAGTTGGTTTAAAAGTTTTAAAAACTGCACCAAAAAATAATCTTAACCAAATAAAAATTGGTTTAAAAATTCTTAAAAATTTCTTATAATTCATCAATCTTCCTTTAAATATAAAATTAATTCTCTTACTTAAATCCTTTTATAAAAGAAGCTTTTTCTAATTTATTTTTAAAGAGAATAAAGAAGAAAAAACTTATACTCTTAATCTTGAAGGACTTAAAAAAGAATGGTATTCTTTTGATCAAGAAACAATAAGAATTAAACCAGGAGAAACAATTAAAGTAAAGCTTAAAGTAAATGTACCAAATGATGCACCTATTGGAAGTTATCCATTTAGCATTTCTGCTACAAATATTATTGGAGAAGTTTATGCAAACCTTGATATTGAAAAACCAGAAAATATAAAAATATCAATTTTAAAATTATTAGAAGGATTAAAAGAATGTATTAATGAATTACCATCAGAATATTTTTCAAAAGAACAAGATATTTCTCAAATGAAGAAAGCATTATTAAATAAAATTGATGCTATTATTAAAATGATTAAAGAAAATGCTTATAATAGTGCAATTAATAAATTGAAGAATGATATATTAGCTAAAATGGATGGAGATCCAAATTCTAAAGATTGGATTATTAATCCTATTGCTCAAGAATGGTTAAAGAATTATATTAATTGGATTATTATAAATATTAAAGCTCTTATTTAAAATTTAAAAATTTTATATTTAGCTTAGTTATACATTATTAGAAAGAGATTATATGAATGAAAAAACAAGAGTATATTTAATAAATATATTAGGGGGTATATTTATAATACTTTTTGCTCCACTTTTCTATTTTGCTATAGAAAGACGTTTTTCATGGTGGGAGTTAGAATTGTTTCTAGTAGCTACTGTTCCTACGGTCTTAATAGGACTTTTATATAGTTTCTGGTATATGAAGAAGGAATATGGACCAGAATGGTATCGTGCTAAAGTTGGTCCATCACCTGAATTTATTAAATCTATTAGAAAAAAACCTAAAGTAAGATTCTTTTTATATACTGGTTTATTAACATTGCTTTTAGGAATTGCTTCTTCAATAATATTTCAAGACCCTATGCATTTTTTATTCTTTGCATCAATGGGTTATGTTATTGCTTATCAAGGTGCTCATGAATGGTATAAATATTATCCTTCAAATATAAGGAAATTTTATGAAAATAGGTTATAAGATGGCT encodes:
- a CDS encoding MBL fold metallo-hydrolase; amino-acid sequence: MNIFYNHGLIIKNNEYKIAFDLKKTNNYKYDYIFVSHAHSDHIQAIKKNKCYMTEETRRLAETYVGWIWNYNKIKFGEKIKINDKVRIKIFDAGHILGSAQFLLETPEETILYTGDINVYDTIISRSAEIIEADKLIIDSTYGNEKYIFPNRQLIYAEIINWIKEIINNGAIPAFNVYPVGKSQEIISLINECMNVPVIVSKHVFEASKIYGNFLKKIDCINISSKEGKEILNDGEAVLVSEKILNPNINRKIFWAKATGWALKYKFKKYNAAFPLSSHSDYEGLIYYIENVKPKKIYTIYGYSNHFSRILNKLGYFAKSIY
- the hisG gene encoding ATP phosphoribosyltransferase, producing the protein MTKVRFAIPKGSLEAGTYKILERAGYEISGSERTYKPTINDPNISVKILRPQEIPILVSEGIIDIGITGEDWILETEANVEILLKLGYGKVDIALIVPKFWNKINSLSDLIMNFYNEGKNIRISTEYLNIASKFISENKTYKKIFGKEKPTIITPWWKKGNNKNVTILLSFGATEAKPPEDADAIIDAVETGITIEKNNLKIIEKIMESQAVLIASKNSLKNNEKREKIYDVLTLLKGVVEGKQKLHIFVNVKEENLPILLKNLPALKSPTISKLSIKGWYAVNTVIDKSLFIEILPKIRKIAQGLVIHEPKQVLSLDEIYEKKE
- a CDS encoding AbrB family transcriptional regulator; this translates as MRKMRIYKLVQLDSRGRVIIPLNIREAIGLREGMSLMAIADIEQRQVRLIPIADPEAKLAEFQIEISDAPGSLAKIASILAECGVDLISSESRTLRRGELAEWHAIADISKCKINIEKIKERIIKEKIVKNVKIQKFS